In a genomic window of Muntiacus reevesi chromosome 1, mMunRee1.1, whole genome shotgun sequence:
- the SLC44A2 gene encoding choline transporter-like protein 2 isoform X1: MGKEQQLYYGKHGTPQKYDPAFKGPIYNRGCTDIICCVFLFLAIVGYVAVGIIAWTHGDPRKVIYPTDSRGQFCGQKGTKNENKPFLFYFNIVKCASPLVLLEFQCPTPQICVEKCPSRYLTYLNAHASEDFEYYKQYCLPGFQKNKGVAEVLRDGDCPAVLIPSKPFAQRCFPAVHAHKGVLMVGNETTYEDGLGSRKNVTELVEGAKKANGVLEARQLAMRIFEDYTVSWYWIIIGLIIAMVLSLLFIILLRFLAGIMVWVMIVMVILVLGYGILHCYMEYARLRGEAGSDISLVDLGFQTDFRVYLHLRQTWVAFMIILSIIEVIIILLLIFLRKRILIAIALIKEASRAVGYVMCSLLYPLVTFFLLCLCIAYWASTAIFLSTSNEAVYKIFNDTSCPVAGKTCNPETFPSSNESRLCPGAHCQFAFYGGESTYHRALLGLQIFNVFMFFWLANFVLALGQVTLAGAFASYYWAMNKPDDLPAFPLFSAFGRALRYHTGSLAFGSLILAIVQVIRVMLEYLDQRLKAAENKFAKFLMSCLKCCFWCLEKFIKFLNRNAYIMIAIYGTNFCTSARNAFFLLMRNIIRVAVLDKVTDFLFLLGKLLIVGSVGILAFFFFTHRIRIVQDTAPPLNYYWVPIVTVVIGSYLIAHGFFSVYGMCVDTLFLCFCEDLERNDGSQERPYFMSPELRDILLKGSAEEGKRAEVEE, encoded by the exons ATGGGGAAGGAGCAGCAGCTTTATTACGGGAAGCACG GAACACCGCAGAAGTATGACCCCGCCTTCAAAGGACCCATTTACAACAG AGGCTGCACAGATATCATTTGCTGTGTCTTCCTCTTCCTGGCTATTGTTGGTTACGTAGCTGTGGGCATCATAG CTTGGACCCATGGAGACCCTCGAAAGGTGATCTACCCCACTGACAGCCGAGGCCAATTCTGCGGGCAGAAGGGCACGAAAAATGA GAACAAACCCTTCCTGTTTTATTTCAACATTGTGAAGTGTGCTAGCCCCCTGGTCCTGCTGGAATTCCAGTGTCCCACCCCCCAG ATTTGTGTGGAGAAATGTCCCAGCCGTTACCTCACCTACCTGAATGCTCATGCGTCTGAGGACTTCGAGTACTACAAGCAGTACTGTTTACCTGGCTTCCAGAAAAACAAG GGTGTGGCTGAAGTCCTTCGAGATGGAGACTGCCCCGCTGTCCTCATTCCCAGCAAACCCT TTGCCCAGCGATGTTTCCCTGCTGTCCACGCCCACAAGGGGGTCCTCATGGTGGGCAACGAGACGACCTACGAGGATGGGCTTGGCTCTCGGAAAAATGTCACGGAGCTGGTGGAAGGCGCCAA gaaggCCAATGGAGTCCTGGAGGCCCGGCAGCTGGCCATGAGGATATTTGAAGATTACACAGTCTCCTGGTACTGGATTATCAT AGGCCTGATTATCGCCATGGTGTTGAGCCTCCTGTTCATCATCCTGCTCCGATTCTTGGCTGGCATTATGGTCTGGGTGATGATCGTCATGGTGATCCTGGTCCTAGGCTACG GAATACTGCATTGCTACATGGAATATGCCCGGCTGCGTGGTGAGGCTGGCTCTGACATCTCCCTGGTGGACCTTGGCTTCCAGACGGACTTCCGTGTGTACCTGCACTTGCGGCAGACCTGGGTGGCCTTCA TGATCATTCTGAGCATCATCGAGGTTATTATCATCTTGCTACTCATCTTTCTACGGAAGAGAATTCTCATCGCCATTGCACTCATCAAAGAAGCCAGCAG GGCTGTGGGATACGTGATGTGCTCCTTGCTGTACCCACTGGTcaccttcttcctgctgtgcctttGCATCGCCTACTGGGCTAGCACTGCTAT CTTCCTGTCCACTTCCAACGAAGCTGTCTATAAGATCTTCAATGACACCAGCTGCCCAGTTGCTGGGAAAACCTGCAACCCTGAG ACCTTCCCCTCCTCCAATGAATCCCGCCTGTGTCCTGGAGCCCACTGCCAGTTCGCCTTCTATGGTGGTGAATCGACCTACCACCGGGCCCTGCTGGGCCTGCAGATCTTCAACGTCTTCATGTTCTTCTGGCTGGCCAACTTCGTGCTGGCACTGGGCCAGGTCACACTAGCCGGGGCATTCGCCTCCTACTACTGGGCCATGAACAAGCCGGATGATCTGCCTGCCTTCCCGCTCTTCTCTGCCTTTGGCCGGGCGCTCAG GTATCACACAGGCTCCTTGGCCTTTGGCTCCCTCATTCTGGCCATCGTGCAGGTCATCCGAGTGATGCTGGAGTACTTGGATCAGCGCTTGAAAG CGGCAGAGAACAAGTTTGCCAAGTTCCTCATGAGCTGTCTCAAATGCTGCTTCTGGTGTCTGGAGAAGTTCATCAAATTCCTCAACAGAAATGCCTACATCATG atTGCCATCTACGGCACCAACTTCTGCACCTCAGCCAGAAATGCCTTCTTCCTGCTCATGAGAAACATCATCAG GGTGGCTGTCCTGGATAAAGTCACCGACTTCCTCTTCCTGTTGGGCAAACTTCTGATAGTCGGTAGCGTGG GGATCCTggctttcttcttcttcactCACCGAATCAGGATCGTGCAGGACACAGCACCACCCCTCAATTATTACTGGGTCCCTATAGTG
- the SLC44A2 gene encoding choline transporter-like protein 2 isoform X3, with protein sequence MGKEQQLYYGKHGTPQKYDPAFKGPIYNRGCTDIICCVFLFLAIVGYVAVGIIAWTHGDPRKVIYPTDSRGQFCGQKGTKNENKPFLFYFNIVKCASPLVLLEFQCPTPQICVEKCPSRYLTYLNAHASEDFEYYKQYCLPGFQKNKGVAEVLRDGDCPAVLIPSKPFAQRCFPAVHAHKGVLMVGNETTYEDGLGSRKNVTELVEGAKKANGVLEARQLAMRIFEDYTVSWYWIIIGLIIAMVLSLLFIILLRFLAGIMVWVMIVMVILVLGYGILHCYMEYARLRGEAGSDISLVDLGFQTDFRVYLHLRQTWVAFMIILSIIEVIIILLLIFLRKRILIAIALIKEASRAVGYVMCSLLYPLVTFFLLCLCIAYWASTAIFLSTSNEAVYKIFNDTSCPVAGKTCNPETFPSSNESRLCPGAHCQFAFYGGESTYHRALLGLQIFNVFMFFWLANFVLALGQVTLAGAFASYYWAMNKPDDLPAFPLFSAFGRALRYHTGSLAFGSLILAIVQVIRVMLEYLDQRLKAAENKFAKFLMSCLKCCFWCLEKFIKFLNRNAYIMIAIYGTNFCTSARNAFFLLMRNIIRVAVLDKVTDFLFLLGKLLIVGSVGILAFFFFTHRIRIVQDTAPPLNYYWVPIVTVVIGSYLIAHGFFSVYGMCVDTLFLCFLEDLERNDGTPERPYFMSLTLKKILNKTNKRQEEA encoded by the exons ATGGGGAAGGAGCAGCAGCTTTATTACGGGAAGCACG GAACACCGCAGAAGTATGACCCCGCCTTCAAAGGACCCATTTACAACAG AGGCTGCACAGATATCATTTGCTGTGTCTTCCTCTTCCTGGCTATTGTTGGTTACGTAGCTGTGGGCATCATAG CTTGGACCCATGGAGACCCTCGAAAGGTGATCTACCCCACTGACAGCCGAGGCCAATTCTGCGGGCAGAAGGGCACGAAAAATGA GAACAAACCCTTCCTGTTTTATTTCAACATTGTGAAGTGTGCTAGCCCCCTGGTCCTGCTGGAATTCCAGTGTCCCACCCCCCAG ATTTGTGTGGAGAAATGTCCCAGCCGTTACCTCACCTACCTGAATGCTCATGCGTCTGAGGACTTCGAGTACTACAAGCAGTACTGTTTACCTGGCTTCCAGAAAAACAAG GGTGTGGCTGAAGTCCTTCGAGATGGAGACTGCCCCGCTGTCCTCATTCCCAGCAAACCCT TTGCCCAGCGATGTTTCCCTGCTGTCCACGCCCACAAGGGGGTCCTCATGGTGGGCAACGAGACGACCTACGAGGATGGGCTTGGCTCTCGGAAAAATGTCACGGAGCTGGTGGAAGGCGCCAA gaaggCCAATGGAGTCCTGGAGGCCCGGCAGCTGGCCATGAGGATATTTGAAGATTACACAGTCTCCTGGTACTGGATTATCAT AGGCCTGATTATCGCCATGGTGTTGAGCCTCCTGTTCATCATCCTGCTCCGATTCTTGGCTGGCATTATGGTCTGGGTGATGATCGTCATGGTGATCCTGGTCCTAGGCTACG GAATACTGCATTGCTACATGGAATATGCCCGGCTGCGTGGTGAGGCTGGCTCTGACATCTCCCTGGTGGACCTTGGCTTCCAGACGGACTTCCGTGTGTACCTGCACTTGCGGCAGACCTGGGTGGCCTTCA TGATCATTCTGAGCATCATCGAGGTTATTATCATCTTGCTACTCATCTTTCTACGGAAGAGAATTCTCATCGCCATTGCACTCATCAAAGAAGCCAGCAG GGCTGTGGGATACGTGATGTGCTCCTTGCTGTACCCACTGGTcaccttcttcctgctgtgcctttGCATCGCCTACTGGGCTAGCACTGCTAT CTTCCTGTCCACTTCCAACGAAGCTGTCTATAAGATCTTCAATGACACCAGCTGCCCAGTTGCTGGGAAAACCTGCAACCCTGAG ACCTTCCCCTCCTCCAATGAATCCCGCCTGTGTCCTGGAGCCCACTGCCAGTTCGCCTTCTATGGTGGTGAATCGACCTACCACCGGGCCCTGCTGGGCCTGCAGATCTTCAACGTCTTCATGTTCTTCTGGCTGGCCAACTTCGTGCTGGCACTGGGCCAGGTCACACTAGCCGGGGCATTCGCCTCCTACTACTGGGCCATGAACAAGCCGGATGATCTGCCTGCCTTCCCGCTCTTCTCTGCCTTTGGCCGGGCGCTCAG GTATCACACAGGCTCCTTGGCCTTTGGCTCCCTCATTCTGGCCATCGTGCAGGTCATCCGAGTGATGCTGGAGTACTTGGATCAGCGCTTGAAAG CGGCAGAGAACAAGTTTGCCAAGTTCCTCATGAGCTGTCTCAAATGCTGCTTCTGGTGTCTGGAGAAGTTCATCAAATTCCTCAACAGAAATGCCTACATCATG atTGCCATCTACGGCACCAACTTCTGCACCTCAGCCAGAAATGCCTTCTTCCTGCTCATGAGAAACATCATCAG GGTGGCTGTCCTGGATAAAGTCACCGACTTCCTCTTCCTGTTGGGCAAACTTCTGATAGTCGGTAGCGTGG GGATCCTggctttcttcttcttcactCACCGAATCAGGATCGTGCAGGACACAGCACCACCCCTCAATTATTACTGGGTCCCTATAGTG